CACGAGTTCATCAAGCGCCTGCACCGCCGCTACCGCGAGGAGGGAATCCGCATCCCGGCCCCCACCCGCACGGTGGCGCTCCAGCGGGACTCGGTGGCGATACCGCAGCAGCGCAGTCCGAAGGACTCGGCGTCCGGCCCGGGCACGGCCGACTAGGAACGGCCCGCGGGCGACCGGCCGGGAATTCCCGGACCCCGCCCGCACACCCCCGCCCGCACGCCCCCGCGCCGCGGCCCCGGGGCCGGACCGGCCCCGGCCCGGTGCGACCGCACGATCACCGGCCCCGGCCGGCCGGCGCGGCCGGTTCCGCTCCCCGGACCCCTGTCGAGCCGGCGCCGCTCACGAGATATCTTGATGTCGAGCAATGTTGCAGACGTGGAGCGGAGCACCCGGTGACTGACTCGACCATCATCTACACCTACACAGACGAGGCCCCGGCCCTGGCGACGCATTCGTTCCTGCCGGTGATCCGGGCGTACGCCTCGCAGGCCGGTGTGCCCGTGGAGACCCGCGACATCTCGCTGGCCGGGCGCATCATCGCCGTCTTCCCCGAGTACCTGAACGAGGACCAGCGCGTCGCGGACGCGCTGGGCGAGCTGGGCGAGCTGGCCAAGACGCCCGCGGCCAACATCATCAAGCTGCCGAACATCTCGGCGTCCCTCCCGCAGCTGAAGGCCGCCGTCGCCGAGCTGCAGGCCAAGGGCTACGCGCTGCCGGACTACCCGGACGACCCCAGGACCGACGAGGAGCGCGAGATCCGCGCCCGCTACGACAAGGTCAAGGGCTCCGCCGTCAACCCGGTGCTGCGCGAGGGCAACTCCGACCGCCGCGCCCCCGCCTCGGTGAAGAACTACGCCAAGACCCACCCGCACCGCATGGGCGCCTGGACCTCCGACTCCAGGACCAACGTGGCGACCATGGGCGAGAACGACTTCCGCTCCACCGAGAAGTCCGTCGTCGTCACCGAGGACGGCGCGCTGCGCATCGAGCTGGTCGCCGAGGACGGCACCACCACCGTGCTGCGCGAGTCCGTGCCGGTCCTCAAGGACGAGGTCGTCGACGCCTCCGTGCTGCGCGTCGCGGAGCTGAACGCGTTCCTCGCCGCGCAGGTCGCCCGCGCCAAGGAGGAGGGCGTCCTGTTCTCCGTGCACCTGAAGGCCACGATGATGAAGGTCTCCGACCCGATCATCTTCGGTCACGTGGTGCGCGCGTTCTTCCCGAAGACGTTCGCGAAGTACGGCGAGACCCTCAAGGCGGCCGGCCTGACCCCGAACGACGGTCTGGGCGGCATCCTCAAGGGCCTGGAGAACCTCCCCGAGGGCGCCGGGATCAAGGCGTCCTTCGACGCGGAGCTGGCCGAGGGCCCGGCCCTCGCCATGGTCGACTCCGACAAGGGCATCACCAACCTGCACGTCCCCTCGGACGTCATCATCGACGCCTCCATGCCGGCGATGATCCGCACCTCCGGCCACATGTGGGGCCCGGACGGCCAGGAGCACGACGCCCTCGCCGTCATCCCGGACTCCTCCTACGCCGGTGTCTACCAGGCCGTCATCGAGGACTGCCGCGCCAACGGCGCCTACGACCCGTCGACCATGGGCTCCGTCCCGAACGTCGGCCTGATGGCGCAGAAGGC
This is a stretch of genomic DNA from Streptomyces sp. TG1A-8. It encodes these proteins:
- a CDS encoding NADP-dependent isocitrate dehydrogenase: MTDSTIIYTYTDEAPALATHSFLPVIRAYASQAGVPVETRDISLAGRIIAVFPEYLNEDQRVADALGELGELAKTPAANIIKLPNISASLPQLKAAVAELQAKGYALPDYPDDPRTDEEREIRARYDKVKGSAVNPVLREGNSDRRAPASVKNYAKTHPHRMGAWTSDSRTNVATMGENDFRSTEKSVVVTEDGALRIELVAEDGTTTVLRESVPVLKDEVVDASVLRVAELNAFLAAQVARAKEEGVLFSVHLKATMMKVSDPIIFGHVVRAFFPKTFAKYGETLKAAGLTPNDGLGGILKGLENLPEGAGIKASFDAELAEGPALAMVDSDKGITNLHVPSDVIIDASMPAMIRTSGHMWGPDGQEHDALAVIPDSSYAGVYQAVIEDCRANGAYDPSTMGSVPNVGLMAQKAEEYGSHDKTFEIPAAGTVRLVDRDGNALIEQPVAKGDIFRACQTKDAPIRDWVKLAVTRARATGDPAVFWLDEGRAHDANLIAKVRQYLSEHDTEGLDIRILSPVEATKLSVKRIRRGENTISVTGNVLRDYLTDLFPILELGTSAKMLSVVPLMAGGGLFETGAGGSAPKHVQQLVKENYLRWDSLGEFFALVPSFEQYAEATGNARAKVLADTLDRATATFLNEDKSPTRRVGGIDNRGSHFYLSLYWAQELARQTDDAGLAKAFGPFAETLAANEQKIVEELNAVQGSPAGIGGYYQPDKAKADAVMRPSATWNEALASLG